A genomic region of Sporichthyaceae bacterium contains the following coding sequences:
- a CDS encoding nuclear transport factor 2 family protein has translation MDLEERIARLEAVEEIRRLKARYFRCVDLREWDEFADLFTEDFLAEFGESTSGARSRAAFLAAVARHFVAGLSVHHGHEPEIDVLDADNATGLWPMFDLVESPADSGYVNHTGWGHYTERYRRCTDGRWRISRSRLSRIKRVELPKDPG, from the coding sequence ATGGACCTGGAGGAGCGCATTGCACGACTGGAGGCCGTCGAGGAGATCCGTCGGCTGAAGGCCCGGTACTTCCGCTGCGTGGATCTGCGGGAGTGGGACGAGTTCGCCGACCTGTTCACCGAGGACTTCCTCGCCGAGTTCGGTGAGTCCACCTCAGGTGCCCGCTCCCGGGCGGCGTTCCTGGCCGCGGTGGCCCGGCACTTCGTCGCCGGCCTCTCCGTCCACCACGGCCACGAACCGGAGATCGACGTGCTCGACGCCGACAACGCGACCGGGCTCTGGCCGATGTTCGATCTCGTCGAGTCCCCTGCCGACAGCGGGTACGTGAACCACACCGGCTGGGGCCACTACACCGAGCGCTACCGACGCTGCACCGACGGCAGGTGGCGGATCAGTCGGTCGCGACTGAGCCGCATCAAACGGGTGGAACTGCCGAAGGATCCAGGATGA
- a CDS encoding ABC transporter ATP-binding protein gives MFELRGIDAGYGGTQVLRNVDLIVPERSIVALLGPNGAGKTTLLRVASGLIRPTRGDLRLEGTSVLGATPHALCAQGVCHVPEGRGVFPNLTVRDNLILQSLHGKEKESIERAVSAFPRLGERLGQVAGTLSGGEQQMLALARTYVQRPKVVLLDEVSMGLAPKIVDEIFEFLELLAREGSSLLLVEQYVTRALAVADYVYLLNRGRVSFAGEVSEVDADAIAAEYVGGGH, from the coding sequence ATGTTCGAACTGCGCGGCATCGACGCCGGTTACGGCGGCACCCAGGTCCTGCGCAACGTCGACCTGATCGTGCCCGAACGCTCGATCGTCGCGCTGCTCGGGCCGAACGGCGCGGGCAAGACGACCTTGTTGCGCGTGGCCTCCGGGCTGATCCGGCCGACCCGCGGCGACCTGCGTCTGGAGGGGACCTCGGTGCTCGGCGCCACCCCGCACGCGCTGTGCGCCCAGGGTGTGTGCCACGTTCCCGAAGGCCGTGGGGTGTTCCCGAACCTGACAGTGCGCGACAACCTGATCCTGCAAAGCCTGCACGGTAAGGAGAAGGAGAGCATCGAGCGGGCGGTCTCCGCGTTCCCGCGGCTGGGGGAGCGACTCGGGCAGGTCGCCGGGACGTTGAGCGGCGGCGAGCAGCAGATGTTGGCTTTGGCCCGGACGTACGTGCAGCGGCCGAAGGTCGTGCTGCTCGACGAGGTCAGCATGGGGCTGGCCCCGAAGATAGTCGACGAGATCTTCGAGTTCCTCGAACTGCTGGCGCGCGAGGGGTCGAGCCTGCTGCTGGTCGAGCAGTATGTGACCCGGGCGCTGGCTGTGGCCGACTACGTGTACCTGCTCAACCGGGGCCGGGTGTCGTTCGCCGGTGAGGTCTCCGAGGTCGACGCCGACGCCATCGCCGCGGAGTACGTCGGCGGCGGCCACTGA
- a CDS encoding ABC transporter permease has protein sequence MSEYLPFIVFGVITGSIYGLTAMGLVLTYKTSGVFNIAHGAVCAAAAYGFFWLRERHGVPWPVSFLIVAAVFGPLAGLVLERLAVVLAPVSTAYRIVGTVGLLVAIRALIALGFGERGLSFNTFLSQHKVFAISSVDITVEHLLTLGLGLAAAAGLFVFFRVSRLGTAMRGVVDDPQLLSMSGTAPVRVRRASWMIGSSFAAVSGIMFASNQAQLDVNVLSLLVVQAFGAAIIGRFQSVPLAFVGGIAVGVLQKVVGKAVGDHDQLQGLNLAVPFLVLFIGLLVIPRRKLIEVGRHVRARPPAVSVLPPQARLLGFGAFAVLLLVLPSVVGSRLPGYNTAMTQVLLFVSLHLLVRTSGQISLCHVGFAAVGAAGFGHMLRHGVPFFPALLIGGLFCLPLALIVSVPAIRLSSLYLALATLGFGILLAQFAYSKDYMFGGGALATRRPAGFGDDKHYYYLLLGFAVVAVAIVVITERSRLGRLLRAMADSPTALTTLGTSVAVSRVLVFLISGFIAGISGGLYASLFGAVNQDAFNYVQSLVALAVLAIAGSRTITAAFVAPFLLYVIPLYITDESFNQYLQLSFGLGAILAAAASQGAIGTALSRATARHSDRVRGPAGRRMQLPVPLRVGGTQ, from the coding sequence GTGAGCGAGTACCTGCCGTTCATCGTGTTCGGGGTGATCACCGGTTCCATCTACGGGCTCACCGCGATGGGTCTGGTGCTCACCTACAAGACCTCCGGTGTCTTCAACATCGCGCACGGCGCGGTCTGTGCGGCCGCCGCCTACGGATTCTTCTGGCTGCGGGAGCGTCACGGGGTACCGTGGCCGGTCTCGTTCCTGATCGTCGCGGCGGTTTTCGGGCCGCTGGCCGGTCTCGTGCTGGAACGTCTGGCGGTCGTGCTGGCGCCGGTGTCGACGGCGTACCGCATCGTCGGGACCGTCGGCCTGCTGGTCGCGATCCGGGCCTTGATCGCCCTTGGCTTCGGCGAACGCGGCCTGTCGTTCAACACCTTCCTGTCCCAGCACAAGGTCTTCGCGATCTCCTCGGTGGACATCACGGTCGAGCACCTGCTGACCCTCGGCCTCGGGCTGGCCGCCGCGGCCGGACTGTTCGTGTTCTTCCGGGTCTCCCGACTGGGTACCGCGATGCGTGGCGTCGTGGACGATCCGCAGTTGCTGAGCATGTCCGGCACCGCGCCGGTCCGGGTCCGCCGGGCGTCGTGGATGATCGGTTCCTCGTTCGCAGCGGTCTCCGGGATCATGTTCGCCTCGAACCAGGCCCAGTTGGACGTGAACGTGCTGAGCCTGCTGGTCGTGCAGGCCTTCGGCGCCGCGATCATCGGGCGGTTCCAGAGCGTCCCGCTGGCCTTCGTCGGCGGCATCGCGGTCGGCGTGCTGCAGAAGGTCGTCGGCAAAGCCGTCGGCGACCACGACCAGCTGCAGGGCCTGAACCTGGCGGTCCCGTTCCTGGTGCTGTTCATCGGGTTGCTGGTCATCCCGCGTCGCAAGCTGATCGAGGTCGGGCGCCATGTGCGGGCCCGCCCGCCGGCCGTCTCGGTGCTGCCACCCCAGGCACGGCTCCTCGGCTTCGGGGCGTTCGCGGTTCTCCTGCTCGTGCTGCCGAGCGTGGTCGGCAGCCGGTTGCCGGGCTACAACACCGCGATGACCCAGGTGCTGCTGTTCGTGTCACTGCATCTGCTGGTGCGGACGTCGGGCCAGATCTCCTTGTGCCACGTGGGTTTCGCAGCCGTCGGGGCGGCCGGCTTCGGGCACATGCTTCGCCACGGGGTGCCGTTCTTCCCGGCGTTGCTGATCGGTGGCCTGTTCTGCCTGCCGCTCGCTCTCATCGTCTCGGTGCCGGCGATCCGGTTGTCGAGCCTGTATCTCGCGCTGGCGACGCTGGGCTTCGGGATCCTGCTCGCGCAGTTCGCGTACTCGAAGGACTACATGTTCGGCGGCGGGGCGCTGGCCACGCGCCGGCCCGCGGGCTTCGGCGACGACAAGCACTACTACTACCTGCTGCTGGGGTTCGCGGTGGTAGCGGTGGCGATCGTCGTGATCACCGAGCGGTCGCGGTTGGGTCGGCTGCTGCGCGCGATGGCCGACTCCCCGACGGCGTTGACCACGCTGGGTACCTCGGTCGCGGTCTCCCGGGTGCTGGTGTTCCTGATCTCCGGGTTCATCGCCGGGATCAGCGGTGGCCTCTACGCGAGCCTGTTCGGCGCGGTGAACCAGGACGCCTTCAACTACGTGCAGTCGTTGGTGGCGCTCGCGGTGCTCGCGATCGCGGGCAGTCGCACGATCACCGCGGCCTTCGTGGCGCCGTTCCTGCTCTACGTGATCCCGCTGTACATCACCGACGAGAGTTTCAACCAGTACCTGCAGCTGTCGTTCGGGCTCGGCGCGATTCTCGCCGCGGCAGCCTCCCAAGGCGCCATCGGCACGGCGTTGAGCCGCGCGACCGCGCGACACTCCGACCGGGTCCGCGGACCGGCCGGACGCCGCATGCAGCTCCCCGTCCCGCTCCGTGTTGGAGGCACCCAGTGA
- a CDS encoding ABC transporter substrate-binding protein yields MTVSRLRVRRGALALGTVSALLLVTACGGSRVDHASVVAAGNGGSPTVEPAAAQVAAPAVAAPVAAGQPVAGRPAPVAATAVTVAAPGKSATKAEPVVAKPAAASAPKVAAAAAAAEPACPQKLAPIILGQTLAASGLVGAAIAGLRTGVAVWAQDINARGGIDCHPIQVYQLDDGSDPSRVSANWNQLMKVKGAIACLGCGEPIPIAALRTAAERDKIPVVGGDNTAVDWFQSPWLFPAGGAPLASYSGAYVDAAKIVGKGAKAGLLYCVEASICTDLKNNHANGVKRAGLELAPTKAVSLTQPDFTAECQAMKEDDVKVLFLGLDGSASTRVARSCISLGYKPTIATGAIAVSQQAAVDPNLRTLGTFLGTGIAPFTEVAAPPVAAFVAGMARYAPGAAVEQQAMLGWAAGKLFEAAMSKVADKARAGDVTTAIVLDGLWQLKDEKLGGLSPGATFVKGSPAKYVDCYYGLELGPKGFSSPTGPKPVCYGGGSGSAVQSQAVASAMTAPFVPAMPVLVRSRRRTRR; encoded by the coding sequence GTGACTGTGTCGCGTCTGCGGGTCCGGCGGGGCGCGCTCGCGCTCGGGACCGTGTCCGCCCTGCTGCTCGTCACGGCGTGCGGCGGCAGTCGCGTCGACCACGCGAGCGTCGTAGCCGCCGGCAATGGTGGCAGTCCGACGGTCGAGCCGGCCGCGGCGCAGGTCGCGGCGCCCGCTGTCGCAGCGCCGGTGGCAGCCGGCCAGCCGGTCGCCGGCCGGCCCGCGCCGGTCGCCGCGACTGCCGTGACGGTTGCGGCGCCGGGCAAGTCGGCCACCAAGGCCGAACCGGTCGTCGCGAAGCCCGCGGCCGCGAGCGCGCCGAAAGTCGCCGCAGCCGCAGCCGCCGCCGAACCGGCCTGCCCGCAGAAACTTGCCCCGATCATCCTCGGACAGACCTTGGCTGCCTCCGGGCTCGTCGGCGCGGCGATCGCCGGCCTGCGGACCGGCGTCGCGGTCTGGGCGCAGGACATCAACGCTCGGGGCGGGATCGACTGCCACCCGATCCAGGTCTACCAACTCGACGACGGCTCCGATCCGTCGCGGGTGTCGGCGAACTGGAACCAGTTGATGAAGGTGAAGGGCGCGATCGCCTGCCTGGGTTGCGGCGAGCCGATCCCGATCGCCGCGCTGCGCACCGCCGCCGAACGCGACAAGATCCCGGTGGTCGGTGGCGACAACACCGCGGTCGACTGGTTCCAGAGTCCCTGGTTGTTCCCGGCCGGGGGAGCGCCGCTGGCCTCCTACTCCGGCGCCTACGTGGACGCGGCGAAGATCGTCGGCAAGGGCGCCAAGGCCGGGCTGCTCTACTGCGTCGAGGCCTCGATCTGCACGGACCTGAAGAACAACCACGCCAACGGGGTCAAGCGGGCCGGGCTGGAACTCGCGCCGACCAAGGCCGTCTCGCTGACCCAACCGGACTTCACCGCCGAGTGCCAGGCGATGAAGGAGGACGACGTCAAGGTCCTGTTCCTGGGTCTCGACGGCTCGGCGAGCACCCGGGTCGCGCGCTCCTGCATCTCGCTGGGCTACAAGCCGACGATCGCGACCGGGGCGATCGCGGTCAGCCAGCAGGCGGCCGTCGACCCGAACCTGCGCACGCTGGGGACATTCCTCGGCACCGGCATCGCCCCGTTCACCGAGGTCGCCGCGCCGCCGGTGGCCGCGTTCGTGGCCGGGATGGCGCGCTACGCGCCGGGTGCCGCGGTCGAGCAGCAGGCGATGCTGGGTTGGGCGGCGGGCAAGCTGTTCGAGGCCGCGATGTCCAAGGTCGCCGACAAAGCTCGCGCCGGCGACGTCACCACCGCGATCGTGCTGGACGGGCTCTGGCAGTTGAAGGACGAGAAGCTCGGCGGGCTGAGCCCGGGCGCGACCTTCGTGAAGGGAAGCCCGGCGAAGTACGTCGACTGCTACTACGGTCTCGAACTCGGACCGAAGGGCTTCTCCTCGCCGACCGGCCCGAAGCCGGTGTGCTACGGCGGCGGATCGGGATCGGCGGTCCAGAGCCAGGCGGTGGCCTCGGCAATGACCGCGCCCTTCGTGCCGGCCATGCCGGTGCTGGTGCGCTCCCGGCGCCGGACCCGTCGATGA
- a CDS encoding TIGR03619 family F420-dependent LLM class oxidoreductase: MTTVGLCLPQLGPAVDAGLLREFAQAAEGMGFDHLWVQDHFLYALNQAGDYAGSAAAQPERYKSVWAPTEVLAAVAAWTSTIRLGTSVLVGGNHYPAQLAQRLATVDRIAGGRLDSLGLAVGWSVEEHRAMGVDPATRGRRMDDFVPTLLACLGPDPVEHHGPFFDLDLCVMQPKPVSPFRLMSGMWSAVGLARTAEWFDLWNPGSMPVATVIEMLAGINARRAPDRAPVDVIYRVAVESTAGKRLSIDEVAQRTAEVAAAGFEGVIVETNFCSQIDSGKAWLGLLADLTPVLEAGRSGAGS; this comes from the coding sequence ATGACGACGGTCGGCCTGTGCCTGCCCCAACTCGGCCCGGCGGTGGACGCCGGACTGCTGCGGGAGTTCGCGCAGGCCGCCGAGGGCATGGGTTTCGACCATCTGTGGGTGCAGGACCACTTCCTCTACGCGTTGAACCAGGCCGGGGACTACGCGGGCAGCGCTGCGGCCCAACCCGAGCGCTACAAGTCCGTGTGGGCGCCGACCGAGGTGCTCGCCGCGGTGGCCGCCTGGACCTCGACGATCCGGCTGGGGACCTCGGTGCTGGTCGGCGGCAACCACTACCCGGCGCAGTTGGCCCAGCGGTTGGCCACCGTCGACCGGATCGCCGGCGGCCGTCTGGATTCCCTCGGCCTGGCCGTGGGTTGGTCGGTGGAGGAACATCGAGCGATGGGCGTCGACCCGGCGACCCGCGGCCGGCGGATGGACGACTTCGTGCCCACGTTGCTGGCCTGCCTGGGCCCGGATCCGGTCGAGCACCACGGGCCGTTCTTCGACCTCGACCTGTGCGTGATGCAACCCAAGCCGGTGTCGCCGTTCCGACTGATGTCGGGGATGTGGTCCGCCGTGGGCCTGGCCCGCACCGCCGAGTGGTTCGACCTGTGGAACCCCGGCTCGATGCCGGTGGCCACCGTGATCGAGATGCTGGCCGGCATCAACGCCCGACGTGCCCCGGACCGGGCACCGGTGGACGTCATCTACCGGGTAGCGGTCGAATCCACCGCCGGGAAACGGCTGAGCATCGACGAGGTGGCACAGCGCACCGCAGAGGTCGCCGCCGCCGGGTTCGAGGGCGTAATCGTGGAGACCAACTTCTGCTCCCAGATCGACTCCGGCAAGGCGTGGCTGGGCCTGCTCGCCGACCTGACGCCGGTGCTCGAAGCGGGACGCTCGGGAGCCGGCTCCTGA
- a CDS encoding PEP-utilizing enzyme encodes MTTVSDPTLGTSEPGRYWTTTNLGEAAPDVLSPMCMEVWGESAERGWQYSMTAFGVLPAGIQPSPNTNDWGCAVFYGRPALNVDAIRATLASLPGVSGDDFERDLCGSVRPDAPPVKGAPKRIPVIALKAPRTLLRQGKVIHAKYEQTAAWWRAEVLAGTPAGRPVDRLAAARARFIDVFSHHCAWRFVFAGAQSALKDAAGKAGDPTLATRLMSGVGGVFETRMADDLWRLAHGEITEDSFLGEWGYHGPNEGNPTAVVWREDPGPVRALAKAYSARDIERPRAKEARAKQAGAEAEAALLAATPTARRPTMRWLMKRVRNIVRTLQVGKAAYLMCIDGVRRATRDFGVEQVAAGVLAEVDDAFYLSIAECQALAAGNLPDVTEIVLARRGYREAHRKVVLPVFFRGMPQPLGPDVSESVGPVELTGAASGGGTVEGRARVLLDVNDDIELDAGDILVCRFTDPSWAPLMSLAEALVIDVGGSASHGAVVARELGIPYVIGTERGTSVLHDGDRILVDGRNNVVRVLHGATT; translated from the coding sequence ATGACCACGGTCAGCGATCCGACGTTGGGCACCAGCGAACCCGGCCGGTACTGGACGACCACAAATTTGGGCGAGGCCGCCCCGGACGTGCTTTCCCCGATGTGCATGGAGGTCTGGGGGGAGTCGGCCGAGCGTGGCTGGCAGTACTCGATGACGGCGTTCGGCGTGCTCCCCGCCGGGATACAGCCCTCGCCGAACACCAACGACTGGGGCTGCGCGGTCTTCTACGGCCGGCCCGCGCTGAACGTCGACGCGATCCGCGCGACCCTGGCCTCGTTGCCCGGGGTCAGCGGCGACGACTTCGAACGCGACCTGTGCGGCAGCGTCCGTCCGGATGCTCCGCCGGTGAAGGGCGCCCCCAAGCGCATCCCGGTCATCGCGCTCAAGGCGCCGCGGACCCTGCTGCGGCAGGGAAAGGTCATCCACGCCAAGTACGAGCAGACCGCGGCCTGGTGGCGCGCGGAGGTCCTGGCCGGGACGCCCGCCGGGCGTCCGGTCGACCGACTGGCCGCGGCCCGCGCTCGGTTCATCGACGTGTTCTCCCACCACTGCGCCTGGCGGTTCGTCTTCGCCGGCGCTCAGTCGGCGCTGAAGGACGCCGCCGGCAAGGCCGGCGACCCGACGCTGGCCACCCGGTTGATGTCGGGCGTGGGTGGGGTGTTCGAGACCCGGATGGCCGACGACCTCTGGCGGTTGGCACACGGCGAGATCACCGAGGACTCCTTCCTGGGCGAGTGGGGCTACCACGGGCCGAACGAGGGAAACCCGACCGCCGTCGTCTGGCGCGAGGATCCCGGTCCGGTGCGCGCGTTGGCGAAGGCGTACTCCGCACGCGACATCGAACGGCCGCGGGCTAAGGAAGCCCGCGCGAAGCAGGCCGGCGCCGAGGCCGAGGCGGCTCTCCTGGCCGCCACGCCCACGGCGCGGCGCCCGACCATGCGCTGGTTGATGAAGCGGGTGCGCAACATCGTGCGCACCCTGCAGGTCGGCAAGGCCGCTTACCTGATGTGCATCGACGGGGTCCGCCGCGCGACCCGGGACTTCGGCGTCGAGCAGGTGGCTGCGGGCGTACTGGCCGAGGTCGACGACGCGTTCTACCTGAGCATCGCGGAGTGCCAGGCATTGGCGGCCGGGAACCTGCCGGACGTCACCGAGATCGTGCTGGCCCGCCGGGGCTACCGGGAGGCGCACCGCAAGGTCGTGCTGCCGGTGTTCTTTCGCGGCATGCCGCAGCCGCTCGGGCCGGACGTCAGCGAGTCCGTCGGCCCGGTCGAACTGACCGGCGCGGCCTCCGGCGGCGGCACGGTGGAGGGTCGGGCACGGGTGCTGCTGGACGTCAACGACGACATCGAACTGGACGCCGGCGACATCCTGGTCTGCCGTTTCACGGACCCGAGTTGGGCGCCGCTGATGTCGCTGGCCGAGGCCTTGGTCATCGACGTCGGCGGCTCGGCCAGCCACGGAGCGGTGGTCGCCCGCGAGCTCGGGATCCCTTACGTGATCGGCACCGAGCGAGGCACCAGCGTCCTGCACGACGGCGACCGCATCTTGGTGGACGGTCGTAACAACGTGGTCCGCGTCCTGCACGGAGCGACGACATGA
- a CDS encoding ABC transporter ATP-binding protein, producing the protein MTAAEGLVAQNLTVRYGGLTAVSGQSLNAPTRRITGLIGPNGAGKTTTFNAISGVVRPAEGSVHLFGEDITRLPPQTRALRGLGRTFQRMELFENLSVRENVAMGREAALAGRNPLRHLAATRADRRMTYRRADSALDLCNIGHLAARRPADLSTGQRRLVELARVAAGEFRVLLLDEPSSGLDGPETERFGEILRTLVAERGLGILIVEHDMALVMSTCEYIYVLDFGKPIFEGTPREVQSSPLVRNAYLGSEAPELADDEVGV; encoded by the coding sequence ATGACCGCGGCCGAGGGCTTGGTCGCGCAGAATCTGACGGTGCGTTACGGCGGGTTGACCGCCGTCTCCGGGCAGAGTCTGAACGCACCGACCCGACGGATCACCGGCCTGATCGGACCCAACGGGGCGGGCAAGACCACCACGTTCAACGCGATCAGTGGTGTGGTCCGGCCCGCCGAGGGCAGCGTTCACCTGTTCGGGGAGGACATCACTCGCCTGCCCCCGCAGACGCGGGCGCTGCGCGGGCTGGGCCGCACCTTCCAGCGCATGGAGTTGTTCGAGAACCTGTCGGTCCGGGAGAACGTCGCGATGGGCCGCGAGGCGGCGCTGGCCGGCCGCAACCCGTTGCGGCACCTGGCCGCCACGAGGGCCGACCGCCGGATGACCTACCGCCGGGCAGATTCCGCCCTGGACCTGTGCAACATCGGGCACCTGGCCGCGCGGCGTCCGGCTGATCTGTCCACGGGCCAACGAAGGTTGGTCGAACTGGCCCGGGTGGCCGCCGGTGAGTTCCGTGTCCTGCTGCTGGACGAGCCGTCCTCGGGGCTGGACGGTCCGGAGACCGAGCGGTTCGGCGAGATCCTGCGCACCCTGGTTGCCGAGCGCGGGCTGGGCATCCTGATCGTCGAGCACGACATGGCGTTGGTCATGAGCACGTGCGAGTACATCTACGTCCTCGACTTCGGCAAGCCGATCTTCGAAGGCACCCCGCGCGAGGTGCAGTCCTCGCCGCTGGTCCGCAACGCCTACCTGGGTTCCGAGGCACCGGAACTGGCCGACGACGAGGTCGGGGTCTGA
- a CDS encoding FAD-dependent monooxygenase → MTEAFVLGGSIAGLLAAAALSPAVDEVVLVERGDLTAGAGRRGVPQGTQVHALLAAGQRAVEALLPGIVEEFDATGRNSKAVDWLGAAGYAPPATKELRSWVSYATATVELPSDVLPPGVAGVISHPHAGALRGAAVVLCDNGLFQISALGMMRADPAKDLDGLLAHLDAAPSPLVAEIARKASVVEPPVRYKVRGSLRRMWEDLPRHPEGLLMLGDSVMSFNPLYGQGMSVAACEAIRLRDILTEHGAEDPGVAGHAQRRFTEVVDTVFGIVVSLDSHYPGAEFEGVAPPSAESAAFGRALSQLATEDAEVAPALKYAGHFFDTSALRSPGIAVKVQAWIAAGRSPAPQDPSSVPPPLAVPQAGEAR, encoded by the coding sequence TTGACTGAGGCCTTCGTGCTGGGTGGCAGCATCGCCGGACTGCTTGCGGCTGCCGCCCTGAGCCCGGCCGTCGACGAGGTGGTGCTGGTCGAGCGCGGCGACCTCACCGCGGGTGCGGGCCGACGCGGGGTGCCGCAGGGCACGCAGGTGCATGCCTTGCTGGCCGCCGGTCAACGGGCGGTGGAGGCGCTGCTGCCGGGGATCGTCGAGGAGTTCGACGCCACCGGTCGCAACTCGAAGGCCGTCGACTGGCTCGGCGCGGCCGGCTACGCGCCGCCGGCGACCAAGGAACTCCGCTCCTGGGTCAGCTACGCGACCGCCACGGTCGAACTGCCCTCGGACGTCCTCCCGCCCGGCGTGGCCGGGGTGATCAGCCATCCGCACGCCGGCGCGCTGCGCGGGGCCGCGGTCGTGCTGTGCGACAACGGCCTGTTCCAGATCTCGGCGCTGGGCATGATGCGCGCCGACCCGGCGAAGGACCTCGACGGCCTACTGGCCCACCTGGACGCGGCGCCGAGTCCGTTGGTGGCCGAGATCGCCCGCAAGGCGTCCGTCGTCGAGCCGCCGGTGCGCTACAAGGTCCGCGGGTCGCTGCGCCGGATGTGGGAAGACCTGCCCCGGCATCCCGAGGGCCTGTTGATGCTGGGCGACTCGGTGATGTCGTTCAACCCGCTCTACGGGCAGGGGATGTCCGTGGCCGCCTGCGAAGCAATCAGGTTGCGCGACATCCTGACCGAGCACGGTGCCGAAGACCCGGGCGTCGCGGGGCACGCGCAGCGCCGTTTCACCGAGGTCGTCGACACTGTGTTCGGCATCGTCGTCAGCCTGGACTCGCACTATCCCGGGGCGGAGTTCGAGGGTGTGGCTCCGCCCTCGGCGGAGTCGGCCGCCTTCGGCCGGGCATTGTCGCAACTGGCCACCGAGGACGCCGAAGTCGCGCCGGCGCTGAAGTACGCCGGGCACTTTTTCGACACGAGTGCCTTGCGCTCGCCCGGCATCGCCGTGAAGGTTCAGGCTTGGATCGCCGCCGGTCGTTCCCCGGCACCACAGGATCCCAGCAGCGTGCCGCCGCCGCTGGCGGTCCCGCAGGCAGGAGAGGCGCGATGA
- a CDS encoding histidine phosphatase family protein, with protein sequence MILVSGGLNVAAATELVLVRHGEAERGLSGLDRRDPWLSARGQEQARRVAQALSVETFGAVYSSHLRRAVQTAEPWCAANGSEPVLREGLAEFDRAAGEYMYFEDLRRTNDARYFACMRGDLTPWGTTYAKFRDEIVATVSEIVEAQAGKRILMFTHGGVLNVLLGWVLGLDRMWLFFPENAGICRVAVNEKGRMRVVTMNERAHLDGLLAEHQPVPEVAQPADRN encoded by the coding sequence GTGATCCTGGTGTCCGGCGGGCTCAACGTGGCGGCTGCGACCGAACTGGTCCTGGTTCGCCACGGCGAGGCCGAGCGCGGACTGTCTGGTCTCGACCGGCGCGATCCATGGCTGTCGGCGCGGGGACAGGAGCAAGCGCGCCGGGTCGCGCAGGCGTTGTCGGTCGAGACGTTCGGCGCCGTCTACTCCTCCCACTTGCGCCGTGCGGTCCAGACGGCCGAACCCTGGTGTGCGGCGAACGGCAGCGAGCCGGTGTTGCGTGAGGGCCTTGCCGAGTTCGACCGCGCCGCGGGGGAGTACATGTACTTCGAGGACCTGCGCCGTACGAACGATGCGCGCTACTTCGCCTGCATGCGTGGCGATCTGACGCCGTGGGGGACGACCTACGCGAAGTTCCGGGACGAGATCGTCGCGACCGTCTCGGAGATCGTCGAGGCGCAGGCGGGCAAGCGGATCCTGATGTTCACCCATGGCGGAGTGCTCAACGTGCTGCTCGGGTGGGTCCTGGGCCTGGACCGGATGTGGCTCTTCTTCCCGGAGAACGCGGGAATCTGCCGCGTCGCCGTCAACGAGAAGGGCCGGATGCGCGTGGTCACGATGAACGAGCGAGCTCACCTGGACGGCTTGCTGGCCGAACATCAGCCGGTTCCGGAGGTGGCCCAGCCCGCCGACCGGAACTGA
- a CDS encoding limonene-1,2-epoxide hydrolase family protein, producing the protein MHIHPEAEPRTDAEKAIVGFLASGGPGAWPHMLDGYDEWLTEDFRWENTGSPPCVGKAAAMQFLTKLHTTLEMEWCTAELRNLASRATSDEHSVVLTERVDRVLLTDGTEAIAIPVMGCFTVRDGKIARYADYNADSPIRERFPRHQH; encoded by the coding sequence GTGCACATCCATCCCGAAGCCGAGCCCCGCACCGACGCCGAGAAGGCCATCGTCGGCTTCCTCGCCAGTGGGGGTCCCGGCGCCTGGCCCCACATGCTCGACGGCTACGACGAATGGCTGACCGAGGATTTCCGCTGGGAGAACACCGGATCTCCGCCCTGCGTGGGCAAGGCGGCGGCGATGCAGTTCCTGACCAAGCTGCACACCACGCTGGAGATGGAGTGGTGCACGGCCGAGTTGCGCAATCTCGCCTCGCGCGCCACTTCCGATGAGCACAGTGTCGTGCTCACCGAGCGCGTCGATCGGGTGCTCCTGACCGACGGCACCGAAGCGATCGCCATCCCGGTCATGGGCTGTTTCACGGTCCGCGACGGAAAGATCGCCCGCTACGCCGACTACAACGCCGACTCCCCCATCCGCGAGCGTTTCCCCCGCCATCAGCATTGA